From the genome of Streptomyces sp. NBC_01260, one region includes:
- a CDS encoding RrF2 family transcriptional regulator: MRLTRFTDVALRVLMRLAVVENEDPPTTREVAATMEVPYSHAAKVVARLQHLGLVEARRGRGGGLTLTAGGRSASIGGLVRELEGPGDVVDCEGATPCPLRSACRLRGALRQAAEAFYATLDPITVAELVASPTGPLLIGISAGRPPGD, from the coding sequence ATGCGGCTGACGAGATTCACCGACGTGGCGCTGCGTGTACTGATGCGCCTCGCCGTCGTGGAGAACGAGGACCCGCCGACCACCCGGGAGGTGGCGGCGACCATGGAAGTGCCGTACTCCCACGCCGCGAAGGTGGTGGCCCGGCTCCAGCACCTCGGCCTGGTCGAGGCACGGCGCGGCCGCGGCGGCGGGCTCACCCTCACCGCGGGCGGCCGGTCCGCCTCGATCGGCGGGCTCGTCCGCGAGCTGGAGGGCCCGGGCGACGTCGTCGACTGCGAGGGCGCCACCCCGTGCCCGCTGCGCTCGGCGTGCCGGCTGCGCGGCGCCCTGCGCCAGGCGGCGGAAGCCTTCTACGCCACGCTCGACCCGATCACCGTCGCCGAACTCGTCGCCTCCCCCACGGGACCGCTGCTGATCGGCATCAGCGCCGGACGGCCACCCGGCGACTGA
- a CDS encoding globin domain-containing protein: MLSEPSTATVRATLPAVGAAIADIADLFYRKLFDAHPELLRDLFNRGNHASGAQRQALAGSIAAFATQLVEHPDTRPDAMLGRIAHKHASLGITAAQYDVVHTHLFAAIAEVLGDAVTPEVAAAWDEVYWLMANALIAIEERLYAQQGVLAGDVWRDWEVVSRIEETQDVATFRLRPADGSPAPGFHPGQYVSVQSELPDGARQIRQYSLSSAPGSPLRSITVKRVHGGGAPDGEVSGQLHDRVRAGDRLRVSAPYGDLVLKSADAPLLLASAGIGCTPMLSMLEHLANDDHRTPVTVVHGDRSPDDHAMRTDHALLTGKLPDAAAHFWYENPEPGHPANRTGLVDLTGLVIPSGTHAYLCGPLPFMRSVRTQLLAKGVPAADIHYEVFGPDLWLAKD; encoded by the coding sequence ATGCTCTCCGAGCCGTCGACCGCCACTGTCCGTGCCACCCTCCCCGCCGTCGGCGCGGCCATCGCAGACATCGCGGATCTCTTCTACCGCAAGCTGTTCGACGCCCACCCCGAGCTGCTGCGCGACCTCTTCAACCGCGGCAACCATGCCTCCGGCGCCCAGCGCCAGGCGCTCGCCGGCTCCATAGCCGCGTTCGCGACCCAGCTGGTCGAGCACCCGGACACCCGCCCCGACGCCATGCTCGGCCGCATCGCGCACAAGCACGCCTCGCTCGGCATCACCGCCGCCCAGTACGACGTCGTGCACACCCACCTGTTCGCCGCCATCGCCGAGGTGCTCGGCGACGCCGTGACCCCGGAGGTCGCGGCCGCCTGGGACGAGGTCTACTGGCTGATGGCCAACGCCCTCATAGCCATCGAGGAGCGGCTGTACGCGCAGCAGGGCGTGCTCGCCGGTGATGTCTGGCGCGACTGGGAGGTGGTTTCCCGGATCGAGGAGACCCAGGACGTCGCCACCTTCCGGCTCCGCCCCGCCGACGGTTCGCCCGCCCCCGGCTTCCACCCCGGCCAGTACGTCTCGGTGCAGTCCGAACTCCCGGACGGCGCACGTCAGATACGCCAGTACAGCCTCTCCTCGGCCCCCGGCTCCCCGCTCCGCTCGATCACCGTCAAGCGGGTGCACGGCGGCGGCGCCCCCGACGGCGAGGTCTCAGGACAGCTGCACGACCGGGTCCGGGCGGGCGACCGGCTCCGGGTGTCGGCCCCGTACGGCGACCTCGTACTGAAGTCCGCCGACGCACCGCTCCTGCTCGCCTCCGCGGGCATCGGATGCACCCCGATGCTCTCGATGCTGGAGCACCTCGCGAACGACGATCACCGCACTCCGGTCACCGTCGTGCACGGCGACCGCTCCCCCGACGACCACGCCATGCGCACCGACCACGCCCTGCTCACGGGCAAACTTCCCGACGCCGCGGCGCACTTCTGGTACGAGAACCCCGAGCCGGGCCACCCCGCGAACCGCACGGGCCTGGTCGACCTGACGGGTCTGGTCATCCCGTCCGGCACCCACGCCTACCTCTGCGGCCCGCTGCCCTTCATGCGGTCCGTACGCACCCAGCTGCTCGCCAAGGGTGTCCCGGCGGCCGACATCCACTACGAGGTGTTCGGCCCCGACCTGTGGCTCGCCAAGGACTGA
- a CDS encoding N-acetylmuramoyl-L-alanine amidase has translation MSSPMSASAFLAALKNEGLTVVQVGDWRTHNRNHKGSWGPVNGVMIHHTVTQGTDATVRLCRDGHSGLPGPLCHGVIAKDGRVHLVGYGRVNHAGLGDDDVLRAVVAEKRLPSDNEANTDGNRHFYGFECENLGDGKDPWPDVQLEAIEKTAAAICRHHGWTSKSVIGHLEWQPGKVDPRGFTMASMRARVHDRLK, from the coding sequence ATGTCCTCACCCATGTCCGCGAGCGCCTTCCTCGCCGCCCTGAAGAACGAGGGGCTCACCGTCGTCCAGGTAGGCGACTGGCGTACCCACAACCGCAACCACAAGGGCTCCTGGGGCCCGGTCAACGGCGTGATGATCCACCACACCGTCACCCAGGGCACCGACGCCACCGTCCGGCTCTGCCGCGACGGCCACTCCGGCCTGCCGGGGCCGCTGTGCCACGGCGTCATCGCGAAGGACGGCAGGGTCCATCTGGTCGGCTACGGCCGGGTCAATCACGCCGGTCTCGGCGACGACGACGTCCTGCGCGCCGTCGTCGCCGAGAAGCGCCTGCCGTCGGACAACGAGGCCAACACCGACGGAAACCGGCACTTCTACGGCTTCGAGTGCGAGAACCTCGGCGACGGCAAGGACCCCTGGCCCGACGTCCAGCTCGAAGCCATCGAGAAGACGGCAGCCGCGATCTGCCGCCACCACGGCTGGACCTCCAAGTCGGTCATCGGACACCTGGAGTGGCAACCGGGCAAGGTGGACCCGCGCGGCTTCACGATGGCCTCCATGCGAGCACGGGTCCACGACCGCCTCAAGTAG
- a CDS encoding 1-aminocyclopropane-1-carboxylate deaminase/D-cysteine desulfhydrase: MPATPPRPPGLSRLQPALPSPLQPAEDDRFGRHGVQLLLKRDDLIHPDLPGNKWRKLAPNLLAAAGRPVLTFGGAYSNHLRATAAAGRLLGFRTVGVVRGDELAHRPLNPSLAQCAADGMRLHFVDRRTYRAKADPQVLAGLLSAHGECEVIPEGGSNALAAQGCTELGRELHGRAAVAAVACGTGGTLAGLAAGLAPGQRALGIPVLRGGFLGDTVRDLQREAFGGPAGAWSLDDRFHFGGYARTTVALHAFADDFEDRHGLPVERLYVAKLLYALTVLAEEGAFPAGTAVAAVITGGPDPAEPPGAPQSASSR; encoded by the coding sequence ATGCCCGCCACACCACCCCGTCCGCCCGGCCTCTCCCGGCTGCAGCCGGCGCTTCCGTCACCCCTCCAGCCGGCCGAGGACGACCGCTTCGGCCGGCACGGCGTACAGCTGCTGCTCAAGCGCGACGACCTGATCCACCCGGATCTGCCGGGCAACAAATGGCGCAAGCTCGCCCCCAACCTGCTCGCCGCCGCCGGACGTCCCGTGCTGACGTTCGGCGGGGCGTACTCCAACCATCTGCGGGCCACGGCCGCCGCGGGCCGGCTGCTGGGCTTCCGTACCGTCGGCGTCGTCCGCGGCGACGAGCTGGCCCACCGCCCGCTCAATCCCTCGCTCGCCCAGTGCGCCGCCGACGGGATGCGGCTGCACTTCGTGGACCGCCGGACGTACCGCGCAAAGGCCGATCCACAGGTCCTGGCCGGGCTGCTGAGCGCCCACGGGGAGTGCGAGGTCATCCCGGAGGGCGGCAGTAACGCCCTGGCCGCACAGGGCTGCACAGAGCTCGGGCGCGAGCTGCACGGCCGGGCCGCGGTGGCCGCGGTGGCCTGCGGTACCGGCGGCACCCTCGCCGGCCTCGCCGCCGGCCTGGCGCCGGGACAGCGCGCCCTCGGCATCCCGGTCCTGCGCGGCGGCTTCCTGGGCGACACGGTACGGGACCTCCAGCGGGAGGCGTTCGGCGGACCGGCCGGCGCCTGGTCCCTGGACGATCGCTTCCACTTCGGCGGCTACGCCCGCACCACTGTCGCCCTGCACGCCTTCGCGGACGACTTCGAGGACCGGCACGGGCTGCCGGTCGAGCGGCTCTATGTGGCCAAACTCCTGTACGCGCTCACGGTGCTGGCCGAGGAGGGGGCCTTCCCCGCGGGCACCGCGGTCGCCGCCGTGATCACGGGAGGCCCGGACCCGGCCGAGCCGCCCGGAGCCCCTCAGTCCGCCTCCTCCCGGTAG
- a CDS encoding Na+/H+ antiporter: MDALPLVALVAASAAMAGLARRTPVPAPLFLVAMGLIASYVPGVPTYTLDAHIVLPLLLPPLLYTAAVDSSYLDLRANLRPVALLSVGYVLFATVAVGWLAYRLVPGLPLTAALVLGAVIAPPDAVTAAAIARRVGLPARVTTILQGESLVNDATAITAYKVALAAAVGEGMSWGAGIGEFFLASVGGVAVGLVLMVPLHWLRTHLKEALLQNTLSLLIPFVAYAAAERVHASGVLAVVVVALYLGHRAWQVDFATRLQEAAVWKMVAFILESAVFALIGLQLPFVVKGLGTHAVADALWYAVVVFLAVVVVRFVWVYPATYLPRWLSKRIRDREPETDWTAPLIVGWAGMRGVVSLAIAFSIPMVTAGGADFPARNLVLFLTFTTVIGTLVIQGLTLPLLVRVLRLPGRDRQAETLAEAQAQSEASTAAEARLEELLTDERNRLPQPLTDRLRTVLERRRNAVWERLGASNPVTGESADDTYRRLAGEMIEAEREVFVRLRDERAIDDEMMRTLLRRLDLEEAAAYREEAD; encoded by the coding sequence ATGGATGCATTGCCACTGGTGGCACTGGTCGCGGCCAGTGCGGCGATGGCGGGGCTGGCCCGCCGCACGCCGGTGCCCGCCCCGCTGTTTCTGGTGGCCATGGGGCTGATCGCCTCGTACGTGCCGGGGGTGCCGACGTACACCCTGGACGCGCACATCGTGCTGCCGCTCCTGCTGCCACCGCTGCTCTACACGGCCGCCGTCGACAGTTCGTACCTCGACCTGCGGGCGAATCTGCGCCCCGTCGCGCTGCTCTCCGTCGGCTATGTGCTGTTCGCGACCGTCGCGGTCGGCTGGCTGGCGTACCGGCTGGTGCCCGGTCTGCCGCTCACCGCCGCACTGGTGCTGGGCGCCGTGATCGCCCCTCCGGACGCGGTCACGGCCGCGGCGATCGCCCGCCGGGTCGGCCTGCCCGCCCGGGTCACGACGATCCTCCAGGGCGAGTCCCTGGTGAACGACGCCACCGCGATCACCGCGTACAAGGTGGCGCTCGCCGCGGCCGTGGGCGAGGGGATGAGCTGGGGCGCCGGGATCGGCGAGTTCTTTCTCGCGTCGGTCGGCGGTGTCGCGGTCGGCCTGGTGCTCATGGTGCCGCTGCACTGGCTCCGTACGCACCTGAAGGAGGCGCTGCTCCAGAACACCCTGTCGCTCCTGATCCCCTTCGTGGCGTACGCGGCGGCCGAACGGGTGCACGCCTCGGGGGTGCTCGCGGTGGTCGTCGTCGCGCTCTATCTGGGCCACCGGGCCTGGCAGGTCGACTTCGCGACCAGGCTCCAGGAGGCGGCCGTCTGGAAGATGGTCGCCTTCATCCTGGAGTCCGCGGTCTTCGCGCTGATCGGCCTCCAGCTGCCCTTCGTGGTGAAGGGGCTCGGTACGCACGCCGTCGCGGACGCCCTCTGGTACGCGGTGGTGGTGTTCCTGGCGGTCGTGGTGGTCCGGTTCGTCTGGGTCTATCCGGCGACCTATCTGCCCCGGTGGCTGTCGAAGCGGATCAGGGACCGGGAACCCGAGACCGACTGGACCGCGCCGCTGATCGTCGGCTGGGCCGGGATGCGCGGTGTCGTCTCGCTCGCCATCGCGTTCTCCATCCCGATGGTCACGGCCGGCGGCGCGGACTTCCCGGCCCGCAACCTGGTGCTCTTCCTGACGTTCACCACGGTGATCGGCACCCTGGTCATCCAGGGGCTCACGCTGCCGCTCCTGGTGCGCGTCCTGAGGCTTCCGGGGCGCGACCGGCAGGCCGAGACCCTCGCGGAGGCGCAGGCGCAGAGCGAGGCGTCCACGGCCGCCGAGGCGCGACTGGAGGAGCTGCTCACCGACGAGCGCAACCGGCTGCCCCAGCCGCTCACCGACCGGCTGCGAACCGTCCTGGAGCGGCGCCGCAACGCGGTGTGGGAGCGGCTCGGGGCGTCGAATCCGGTGACGGGGGAGTCGGCGGACGACACCTACCGGCGGCTGGCCGGCGAGATGATCGAGGCCGAGCGCGAGGTCTTCGTGCGGCTGCGGGACGAGCGGGCCATCGACGACGAGATGATGCGGACCCTGCTCAGGCGCCTCGACCTGGAGGAGGCGGCGGCCTACCGGGAGGAGGCGGACTGA
- a CDS encoding UBP-type zinc finger domain-containing protein has product MSECPHVSDLPRPEPAPLSETCLECRAAGTHPVQLRLCLACGRVGCCDSSPLQHATTHFKETGHPVMRSFEPGESWRWCFEDGSIV; this is encoded by the coding sequence ATGAGTGAGTGCCCGCACGTATCAGATCTGCCGCGCCCCGAGCCCGCACCCCTCAGCGAGACCTGTCTCGAATGCCGGGCAGCGGGGACCCACCCCGTGCAGCTGCGGCTCTGCCTGGCATGCGGCCGTGTCGGCTGCTGCGATTCCTCACCGCTGCAGCACGCCACGACGCATTTCAAGGAGACCGGTCATCCGGTGATGCGAAGCTTCGAACCCGGCGAAAGCTGGCGCTGGTGCTTCGAGGACGGTTCGATCGTCTGA